The genomic interval CGCCGCGGCGATTCGTAAACTGGCCAACCAACTGGAAACGTTCACCAAAATCATGGCTACCTGCCGCGGGCCTGAAATAACCCCAGTGATTGCCAGGCTCAAGGCCGAGATTGAAGATTGCGTCCACCTTGATCTCATCCCGCCCTTAAAGCCCCTGTTGGAAAGCCTTCTTGATCATGTGCAGCCCTTTAATGGGGATCAAATTCAGGACGGCATCCGGGCCGCAAGGTGGTGTCTGAAGCATAACCTTATCCAGCAGGGATATACTATCCTACGAGAAATTTTGGTGAGCCATTTTGCCATTATTAGAGGGGTTGATCCACAGTGCCGGGAGGCCCGAGAAAATGCCTGCCGGCAATATCTGGAGGCCCTGAATTCCAAGGAAGAATTGATTAAAGCCTTCAAAGACTTATCGCAAGCCCGCAATGATCTGAATCATGCCGGTTGGCGGCAAAACCCGATGGATGCCCAAAAATTTGGGGATAAATTAAAAATCTTGATTGATAAAATTGAACACCACCTTGTTTGAATCC from Deltaproteobacteria bacterium carries:
- a CDS encoding TM1812 family CRISPR-associated protein produces the protein VLKQVTLAGIYYGAFESLGSIVEARALPREQRRAPILDLTGFAALLDWGLAIDRFLGAGDAVQVCNLAREEIKPILSDTGGQDRAAAAIRKLANQLETFTKIMATCRGPEITPVIARLKAEIEDCVHLDLIPPLKPLLESLLDHVQPFNGDQIQDGIRAARWCLKHNLIQQGYTILREILVSHFAIIRGVDPQCREARENACRQYLEALNSKEELIKAFKDLSQARNDLNHAGWRQNPMDAQKFGDKLKILIDKIEHHLV